Proteins from a genomic interval of uncultured Desulfuromusa sp.:
- a CDS encoding DUF2179 domain-containing protein, protein MDFLNNSTTYALIILPVLVFLARILDVSIGTLRIIFVAKGLKGLAALLGFFESLIWLLAVAQVMQNLTSWQTYIAFALGFASGNYVGILLEERIALGNLLIRVITRKEANELVHVLWDSGYGVTSIDAQGETGPVKVIFSVVKRKNLAKIIAIIKKYNPQAFYTIEDMRYVTGNYLPPMVKRTLLPQFAFKKRK, encoded by the coding sequence ATGGACTTCTTAAACAATAGCACAACATATGCCCTCATCATCCTTCCTGTCCTGGTTTTTCTGGCCAGAATTCTGGATGTCTCCATCGGCACATTACGGATTATTTTTGTTGCCAAGGGGTTGAAGGGACTCGCTGCATTGCTTGGTTTTTTTGAATCGCTCATCTGGCTTCTGGCTGTAGCTCAAGTCATGCAGAACCTCACCTCATGGCAAACATATATTGCTTTTGCCCTTGGATTTGCTTCAGGAAATTACGTTGGTATCCTGCTGGAAGAAAGGATTGCTCTGGGAAATTTGCTGATCCGGGTTATAACCCGGAAAGAAGCGAATGAACTGGTGCACGTACTCTGGGATTCAGGATATGGCGTCACCAGTATTGACGCTCAGGGGGAAACCGGGCCGGTGAAAGTTATTTTCAGCGTTGTCAAAAGGAAGAACCTGGCGAAGATTATTGCCATCATCAAAAAATACAACCCGCAGGCATTCTACACCATCGAGGATATGCGCTACGTCACCGGCAATTATCTTCCCCCCATGGTTAAACGCACCCTGTTGCCGCAGTTTGCATTTAAAAAAAGGAAATAG
- the rimK gene encoding 30S ribosomal protein S6--L-glutamate ligase has product MKIAILSRNPNLYSTRRMVEAGTELGHEVKVIDPLRCYMTIASQRPTIHYKGEELSGFDALIPRIGASITFYGTAVARQFEMMGVYNVNESVAISRSRDKLRSLQLLARKGVGLPVTGFAHSTQYTNDLIDQVGGAPLVIKLLEGTQGIGVVLAETRKAGESVIEAFRGLDANILVQEFIKEADGADIRCLVVGDKVVAAMKRQGKEGEFRSNLHRGGNASIARLTPEERLTAARAAKIMGLNVAGVDLLRSNHGPVVMEVNSSPGLEGIETATGKDVAGMIIRFIEKQAKPGNTRTRGRG; this is encoded by the coding sequence ATGAAAATTGCAATCTTATCTCGAAACCCCAATCTCTATTCAACGCGCCGTATGGTTGAGGCAGGAACGGAACTGGGGCACGAAGTGAAAGTCATTGATCCGCTCCGTTGTTACATGACCATTGCCAGCCAGCGGCCGACGATTCACTATAAAGGGGAAGAATTGTCCGGGTTTGATGCTCTCATTCCGCGGATAGGAGCTTCGATAACCTTTTACGGGACAGCTGTCGCTCGTCAGTTTGAGATGATGGGAGTTTATAATGTCAATGAATCCGTGGCTATCAGTCGCTCGCGCGACAAGTTGCGCAGTTTGCAGCTCCTGGCTCGTAAGGGAGTTGGCCTGCCGGTGACCGGTTTCGCCCATTCGACTCAATATACCAACGATTTGATTGATCAGGTTGGTGGGGCTCCACTGGTGATTAAACTTCTGGAAGGGACTCAGGGGATCGGTGTGGTTCTGGCGGAGACGAGAAAAGCCGGTGAAAGTGTCATTGAGGCATTTCGTGGTCTGGATGCAAATATTCTGGTTCAGGAGTTTATCAAGGAAGCTGATGGTGCCGATATCCGCTGTCTGGTGGTTGGCGATAAAGTTGTTGCGGCAATGAAACGCCAGGGAAAAGAAGGTGAATTCCGATCAAATCTGCATCGTGGCGGCAATGCAAGCATTGCCCGTTTGACTCCTGAGGAACGTTTAACCGCAGCCCGTGCTGCAAAAATTATGGGCCTGAATGTTGCCGGTGTAGATCTGTTGCGCTCCAATCATGGGCCGGTGGTGATGGAAGTCAACTCCTCTCCAGGGCTGGAAGGGATTGAAACAGCAACAGGAAAAGATGTCGCCGGAATGATTATCCGGTTTATCGAAAAGCAGGCAAAGCCTGGAAATACGCGGACTCGGGGGCGGGGATGA
- a CDS encoding succinylglutamate desuccinylase/aspartoacylase family protein gives MKRAIPFEFGGLTINPGERATVELPMARLYTSNEMTLPVQVVHGRRHGPTLFVSAAVHGDEINGVEIIRRLLASRAMKDMRGTLLAIPVANPFGFIQRARYLPDRRDLNRSFPGSLKGSLAGRIAHLFMTEIAGRCDFGIDLHTGSNFRSNLPQIRACLDDPKTIELASAFGAPIVVPSELREGSLREAVAALGKPVLVFEGGEALYFNESVIKTGMQGVIRLMRHTGMLPASKRAKHRESIITNKTSWVRAGMSGIFSRKVQLGDLVKRRSLLGTLSDPLGDEQEDIHAPYTGVVIGQLNIPLAHEGDALIHLARVPDADEAEEALDEYTSSLTDEDFGLER, from the coding sequence ATGAAACGCGCTATCCCCTTTGAATTTGGTGGCTTGACCATAAATCCCGGTGAGCGGGCGACCGTTGAATTGCCCATGGCGCGTCTGTATACCAGCAATGAAATGACTCTCCCGGTTCAGGTTGTTCATGGGCGTCGTCACGGACCTACACTTTTTGTCAGCGCAGCCGTACACGGTGATGAAATCAACGGCGTTGAAATTATACGCCGGTTGTTGGCCAGTCGGGCCATGAAAGATATGCGTGGAACGCTGTTGGCAATTCCCGTAGCCAACCCCTTCGGATTTATTCAGCGAGCTCGCTATCTGCCCGACCGCCGTGATCTTAACCGTTCTTTTCCCGGATCGTTAAAAGGCTCATTGGCAGGCAGGATTGCCCACCTGTTTATGACAGAAATTGCCGGTCGCTGTGATTTTGGGATCGATCTGCATACGGGCTCCAATTTCCGCAGTAATTTACCTCAAATCCGTGCCTGTCTGGATGACCCGAAAACGATCGAACTGGCCTCGGCTTTTGGAGCTCCGATTGTTGTCCCTTCTGAATTGCGCGAGGGTTCCCTGCGGGAGGCGGTTGCTGCCCTTGGGAAACCTGTTCTGGTGTTTGAAGGGGGAGAAGCACTTTATTTTAACGAGTCTGTCATCAAAACCGGTATGCAGGGTGTTATCAGGTTGATGCGTCATACGGGGATGCTGCCGGCAAGTAAAAGGGCGAAACACAGGGAATCCATCATTACTAACAAAACCAGCTGGGTTCGGGCGGGCATGAGCGGAATCTTTTCCCGTAAGGTCCAGTTAGGTGATCTGGTGAAGAGAAGGAGTCTGCTCGGTACGCTGAGCGACCCTCTTGGCGACGAGCAGGAAGATATTCATGCTCCCTATACCGGTGTGGTTATCGGTCAATTGAATATTCCGCTGGCTCACGAAGGAGATGCTTTGATTCATTTAGCGAGGGTGCCTGACGCGGATGAAGCAGAAGAGGCTCTGGATGAGTATACGTCATCATTGACCGACGAGGATTTTGGCCTGGAGCGCTGA
- a CDS encoding ATP-dependent zinc protease: MDKLLVGWREWVALPGLNINKIKAKIDTGARTSALHAFFVEPFDENGQKMVRFGVHPVQKRLDIEIICQCPIKDYRQVRDSGGHQELRYVIETPLKLGERVWPVEMTLTNRDNMKFRMLLGRTAMRGMAVFSRPVLLVWKA, encoded by the coding sequence ATGGATAAATTACTTGTCGGGTGGCGTGAGTGGGTTGCTCTTCCCGGGTTGAATATCAATAAGATTAAAGCGAAAATTGATACTGGCGCACGAACCTCCGCACTGCATGCTTTTTTTGTTGAACCCTTTGATGAGAATGGCCAAAAGATGGTTCGTTTTGGTGTCCACCCAGTTCAGAAAAGGCTTGATATCGAAATTATTTGTCAATGCCCGATTAAAGATTATCGGCAAGTCAGGGATTCCGGTGGGCATCAGGAGTTGCGTTACGTCATTGAAACTCCACTCAAATTGGGTGAACGTGTCTGGCCGGTTGAAATGACTCTGACCAACCGTGACAATATGAAATTCAGGATGTTGCTTGGCCGAACAGCCATGCGTGGAATGGCTGTTTTTTCCCGACCAGTCTTACTTGTTTGGAAGGCCTGA